TGCCCTCACCCTGACCCTCTCCCACAGGGAGAGGGAACAAATACAAAAAACGGCAACATTCGTTGCCGTTTTACTTTTACCTCGCCGCCGGGCAAAAAAAGCCAGCTCAAGAGCTGGCTTTTTACTGCTTAACCTTCCGCAAAAAATCCGCCAGCGATCTGTCCGCACTCTCGCTAAACCGCCTCTCCGTCTGCACAATATTGAGACAGCGGTCGAGCCGGAAACAGCGATAGTCGTCGCGCCGTTCGCACCACGCCGCCAGCAGCCAGCGCTCCCCCCAGAAGAACAAGCCCAGCGGCTGAACCTCGCGCTTTGAGAGCTGTCCGGCTTCATCACGGTAATGCAGCGCCAGCACGCGCTGGGCGGAAATCGCCTGATGGATCATGTCAAAATCGCTGCGGGAGTGGCTTTGCATGCAAAAATCCGGGGCGTAGATCCGCGTCTGCTCCGCCTTTCGACGACTCTCCTCGGGCAGGATAGCCAGCACCTTCTCCTGAGCCGACTCCAGCTCGCGCGAAAGCGATTCCCCTCCCCAGGTTTTGAGCAGGCGAATCGCGACGATCAGCGCCTCTGACTCCTTATTTGTCAGCATCAGCGGCGGCAGGTCAAAACCCGACATCAGCCGATATCCGCTCCCCGCCTCACCTTCCACCGGCACGCCGGAAAGCGACAGATCGCGGATATCGCGGTAGACCGTGCGCTCGGACACGCCAAGCCGGTCCGCCAGATGCGCTGCCGTTGTCAGACGCCTGCCCCGCAGGATCTGCACAATCTGAAACAAACGGTCAGCGCGTCGGGTCATATCTTATTCCGCTCTCAGGCAGGTTGATGGAGGCCGACGCGGTTACCCTCGCTGTCGGTAAACAATGCGATAGTGCCAATGCCATGCGGCAGTTCCAGCGGGCCAAACACGCACTCGCCGCCCGCAGAGGCGATGCGATCGAGCGTGGCCGCCAGATTGTCAGTATGCAGGTAGATAATAGTGCCCTGCAAAGACGGTGTAACGCCGTCAAATTTTGCCAGCGCCCCGCCGGTATACGGATCCTCATGCGGGAAAACGGCCAGCTCCGCACAGTCCATTTTCTCGCGACGCAGCGCGAGCTGCATCACCGGCTCATAAAATTTGATGGCGCGATCCATATCCGCGACCGGAATTTCAAACCAGTTAATGACGCTTTTCATATATTCTCCTGCCTGTTGTTTGGGTTCAGAAGAAGTCTACGACAGGGCTCCTGACAGCATACTGTCAGGAGTGTTTGTCAGGAGCAGATAAAAAAAATCCCGGTCAACAGACCGGGATTTCGATAACGCGCTAAACCTCGCCTTACGGCAGAATGGACGGCTGATCCGCCCCTTCTTTCTCGACTTTCTGCTGGAGCAGGTGCTCGCGCTTCATGCCGAGTTTCAGTGCCAGAGCGGATGCGACGTAGATAGACGACGCCGTACCGATGGTGACACCGATCAGCATGGTCAGTGAGAAGCCTTCCAGTACCGGACCACCGAAGAGGAACAGCATCAGGATCACCATCAAAGTGGTACCGGATGTGATCAAGGTACGGTGCAGCGTCTGGGTCAACGACACGTTAAAGATTTCGTACGGCGTACCGCGACGGATCTTACGGAAGTTTTCACGGATACGGTCAGATACCACGATACTGTCGTTCAGTGAGTAACCGATAACGGACATCAGGGATGCCACAATCGTCAGGTCAATCTCAATGTGGAACAACGACAGTATGCCCATGGTGATCACCACGTCGTGCGCCAGAGCGATAACCACACCGGCCGCCAGTCGCCACTCAAAGCGGAAACCGACGTACACCAGGATGGAGATCAGCGCTACCAGCAGCGCCATCGCACCGGTCTGCGCCAGGTCAGCACCCACGCTTGGGCCGACGAACTCAATACGCTTGACCGCCGCGTTCTGGCTGGTTGTTTCGTTAATCACGCTAACAACCTTACTGCCCAGCTCCTGGCTGCCGTTGGCATCGTGCACCGGCGGCATACGCACCATGATGTCGCGGCTGCTGCCGAAGTTCTGCAGCAGCGGCTCTTCAAAGCCCGCTTTCTGCAGCGATTCGCGCATCTGGTCCATATCGACCGGTTTTTCCAGGGAGATCTCGATGACCGTACCACCGGTGAAATCCAGACCCCAGTTAAAGCCTTTCACGCTCATAATGCCGATGGACAGAATCAGCAGGAAACCTGAAATGCCGAAGGCCCAGTAGTCCCAGCGCATAAAGTCCCAGACTTTACGGCCGTGGTTCAATTGTTCAACAGTATATTCCTGTGCCACAACGCACTCCTCAGATAGACAGCTTTTTGACGCGCTTGCCGCCGTACAGCAGGTTCACGATGGCACGGGTGCCGACAATAGCGGTAAACATTGACGTTGCGACACCGATACCGGTTGTAATCGCAAAGCCTTTGATCGCGCCAGTACCCACTGCATACAGGATAAGAACCTTAATCAGTGTTGTTACGTTCGCATCGAAGATGGAGCTGAACGCGCCTTTATAGCCTTCGTCAATCGCCTGCTGAACAGAGCGACCGTTGCTCAACTCTTCTTTGATACGTTCGTTAATCAGTACGTTGGCGTCGACCGCCACCGCAAGGGTAAGAACGATACCTGCAATGCCCGGCATGGTCAGCGTCGCCCCCGGCAGCAGGGACATAATGCCGATGATCAGCACCAGGTTGGCGATCAGCGCGGAGGTCGCAATCAGACCAAACTTCTTGTAGAAGAAGATCATGAAGAGGATAGAGACCACCAGACCGGCCAGACACGCTTCCAGACCCTGCTGGATGTTTTGCATACCCAGAGTTGGACCAATGGTACGTTCTTCAACAATCTGAATTGGCGCAATCAGCGCACCGGCACGCAGCAGCAGAGAAAGCTGACGCGCTTCGTTCGGGTTGTTGATACCGGTAATACGGAAGCTGTTACCCAGACGAGACTGGATGTTGGCGATGTTAATCACCTCTTCCTCTTTCACCAGCACCGCACGACCGTTTGCATCTTTCTTGCCGCTGTCTTTGTACTCCACGAACAGGGTCGCCATCGGTTTGCCGATGTTGTCCTTGGTGAAGTTAGACATGATGTTACCACCCGCGCTATCCAGCGAGATGTTAACCTGCGGCTGGTTGTATTCGTCCTGGCTCGACGTGGAGTCGGTGATGTGGTCACCGGTCAGAATCACGCGTTTGTACAGCACAACTGGCTGACCTTCGCGGGTCTGTTTCACTTCGGAGTCACCCGGAATACGCCCTGCGGCGGCAGCGGACTGATCGACGTTGGAGTTCACCAGACGGAATTCCAGGGTTGCGGTCGCACCCAGAATCTCTTTCGCACGCGCGGTATCCTGGATACCCGGCAGTTCAACCACGATACGGTCAGCACCCTGACGCTGTACCAGCGGCTCAGCCACGCCCAGCTGGTTTACACGGTTACGCAGAATATTGATGTTCTGCTGAACGGCATATTCACGCGCTTCTTTCAGACGCGCATCGGTCATCACCGCGCGCAGCTGGTTGCTGCCCTGAGAGGTGATTACCAGGTCACGGTGACGTTGGGTCAGGTAATCTACAGCCTGATCGCGCGCCGCGCTGTCGCGGAACGTGATGCTCATGCCGTAGTTATCTTCTTTACGCACGGTGGTGTAAGCGATGCCTTTATCACGCAGATCGCTGCGCAGGCTGTCGATATTCTGTTCCTGCAGCTTGCCGAGCGCGGTATCCATATCCACTTCCATCAGGAAGTGAACGCCGCCACGCAGGTCAAGACCGAGTTTCATTGGCTCTGCTTTCATCGCAGCCAGCCAACGCGGGGTTGCAGGGGCAAGGTTAAGCGCCACGACGTATTTGTCACCCAGCACGCCCATCAGCGCTTCGCGAGCGCGGAGCTGCGTGTCGGTGGTGTCGAAGCGAGCAAGAATTGCACCCTCTTCCAGAGCCACAGACTTAGCGGTAATTTTTTCTTCTTGTAACGTTTTCTGGACCTGGATCAGCGTTTGCTCACTGGCGGCGACACCGCGCGCGCCAGTGATTTGAACAGCCGGATCCTCACCATACAGGTTGGGAAGCGCGTACAGCAGGCCGACGAGAATCACGACGACCAGCATGATGTACTTCCACAAAGGATAACGGTTTAACACGGCAGTTCCCTTTGGGAAAAGTTGGGATTACAGCGCCTTCATGGTGCCTTTCGGCAGAACGGCAGCTACGAAGTCACGTTTGATGACCACTTCAGTGGTGTCGTTCAGGGCGATAGCAATGTAGCCGTTTTCAGCCACTTTGGTTACGCGACCCACCAGACCACCGTTAGTCAGTACTTCATCGCCTTTGGCAATGGAGTTCATCAGGTTTTTGTGCTCTTTGGTGCGCTTCTGCTGTGGACGCAGGATCATGAAGTAGAAGATCAGACCGAACACAACCAGCATCAGAATCAGAGACATCGGGCTGCCCTGCGCTGGAGCACCTGTTGCCGCTACCGCATCAGAAATAAAAAAGCTCATTCAAATTCCCTCATTATTAAAATTAATCAACGTTCAACGGTGGAACATCCCGCCCCTGACGTTGGTAGAAATCGGTCACGAAGCTCTCTAATTTACCCTCTTCGATAGCCTTACGTAAACCAGCCATTAAGCGCTGATAATAACGAAGATTATGAATGGTATTGAGACGCGCGCCCAAAATCTCGTTGCAACGATCGAGATGATGCAGATACGCGCGAGAATAATTGCGACAGGTATAGCAATCGCACTCGGAATCGAGCGGGCTGGTGTCACTCTTATGCTTCGCGTTACGGATTTTCACCACGCCATCGGTAACGAACAAATGACCGTTACGCGCGTTGCGGGTTGGCATGACGCAGTCGAACATATCAATGCCGCGGCGTACGCCTTCAACCAGATCTTCTGGTTTACCCACGCCCATCAGGTATCGTGGTTTATCCGCCGGGATTTGCGGGCAGACATGCTCCAGAATGCGGTGCATGTCTTCCTTCGGTTCACCCACAGCCAAACCGCCGACAGCGTAGCCATCAAAACCTATCTCTACCAGACCTTTAACAGAGATATCGCGTAAATCTTCGTAAACGCTGCCCTGGATAATGCCGAACAGCGCATTTTTGTTCTGCAGGGAGTCAAAACGGTCACGGCTACGCTTCGCCCAGCGCAGAGACATCTCCATGGAGCGTTTTGCGTAATCCCAGTCGGCCGGATACGGCGTACATTCGTCGAAGATCATCACGATGTCAGAGCCGAGATCGTACTGAATCTCCATCGATTTTTCGGGATCGAGGAAAATCGGATCGCCGTTGATCGGGTTACGGAAGTGTACGCCCTGCTCGGTGATCTTGCGGATATCGCCCAGGCTGAAGACCTGGAAGCCGCCGGAGTCGGTCAGGATTGGGCCCTTCCACTGCATGAAATCGTGCAGGTCGCCGTGGAGCTTCATGATCTCCTGACCCGGACGCAGCCACAGGTGGAAGGTGTTGCCGAGGATAATCTGTGCGCCAGTGGCTTCGACTTCTTCCGGCGTCATCCCTTTGACGGTGCCGTACGTGCCCACAGGCATAAACGCGGGGGTTTCCACCACGCCGCGATCAAACACCAGGCGACCGCGACGCGCTCGGCCATCGGTGGTATCGAGTTCAAATTTCATTTTTTCTCCGACGTCAGAAAAACAGTCCAACGTTGTAAAACGGTGCCGCGGACTTATTCCCCGACACGCTCATTCAAAGCCAGCGGATTGTACGTGATAAACATCGCGTCCCCGTAGCTAAAAAAGCGATATTTTTGTTCTACCGCAGACTTGTAGGCCGCCATCGTATGCTGATAACCGGCAAATGCCGACACCAGCATAATCAGCGTTGATTCAGGCAGATGGAAGTTGGTCACCAGCGCGTCAATCACTTTGTACTGATAGCCCGGGTAGATAAAGATCTGCGTATCGCCAAAGAACGGCTCGATAAGGTTGCGCTTCGCCGCCTGCGCGGCGCTCTCGAGTGAGCGCACGGACGTTGTACCGACCGCCACGACGCGGCTACCGCGCGCTTTCGCCGCCAGCACCGCGTCCACAACATCCTGAGGCACTTCAGCATACTCAGAGTGCATGATGTGATCTTCAATGCTGTCCACGCGCACCGGCTGGAAGGTTCCCGCGCCGACGTGCAGCGTCACGAACGCCATCTCCACGCCCTTCGCGCGCAGTTTCTCCAGCAGCGGCTCATCAAAATGCAGGCCCGCGGTCGGCGCAGCGACGGCGCCAGGCTTCTGGCTGTATACGGTCTGGTACAGCTCGCGGTCGGCCTCTTCGTCCGGACGCTCAATATACGGCGGCAGCGGCATGTGGCCGATGGCGTTCAGGATATCGAGCACCGTGCGTTCGTCATCGAACGCCACCTCAAACAGCGCATCGTGGCGCGCGGTCATGGTCGCTTTGATGCTCTCATCATCGCCCAGCAGCAGCTCAGCGCCCGGCTTCGGCGCCTTAGACGCGCGAATATGTGCCAGAATACGTTTATCATCGAGCATACGTTCGACCAGCACTTCAATCTTGCCGCCGCTGGCTTTACGGCCAAACAGGCGCGCCGGGATCACGCGGGTATTGTTAAAGACCAGCAGATCGCCAGGGTTGAGCTTGTCGAGCAAATCGGTGAAAGTACCGTGCGTCAGCTCGCCCGTTGGCCCATCCAGTGACAGTAAGCGACAGCTGCTGCGCTCAGGCATGGGATAGTGAGCAATCAGGGATTCAGGTAGTTCAAAGGAGAAATCGGCGACGCGCATGACGTATACTCGTGACTTAAAAACAGGCGGCATAGTCTAGTGCTCACACCCTTTTGCTGCAACAACTAGCCGCCCCCGGACAAATAAAACGCATGAATTTTCTCGCTCACCTGCATCTCGCTCACCTCGCTGACAGCTCCCTGTCCGGCAATTTGCTGGCCGATTTCGTACGCGGCAACCCCGCTGAGGACTATTCCCCTGAGGTTGTCGACGGGATTTTTATGCACCGCCGCATCGACGTGCTGACGGATAAGCTGCCGGAAGTGACGGAAGCCAAAGCGTGGTTTCGCCCTGAAACGCGCCGCGTTGCGCCGATCACGCTCGACGTGATGTGGGATCACTTTCTGTCGCGCCACTGGGAACAGCTGTCGCCGGAGATGCCCTTGCCGGCGTTTGTGCGCTATGCCCACCAGCAGGTGTCGATCATTCTGCCCGACTCGCCGCCGCGCTTTGTGAATCTGAATAACTATTTATGGTCGGAACGCTGGCTGGAGCGCTATCGCGAGATGGATTTCATCCAGAACGTGCTGAACGGGATGGCGAGCCGCCGACCGCGACTGGATGCGCTGCGGGATTCCTGGTATGACCTGGATGAACATTACGATGCCCTGGAAGCGCGTTTCTGGCAGTTTTACCCGCGGATGATGGTGCAGGCGAAAAACAAACAGCTCTGACAGAATTCACATTGATAGGTAAAAGCTGGCGGAACGATTGTCACCACCTCTTTGTCTTATCCATGAACACTCTCTATACTGGCTCGCGTTGCGTTCCAAATAACCTTAGTATCTACAGGAGAATCATATGGTTCTGGTAACTCGTCCGGCTCCGGATTTTACAGCTGCAGCAGTTCTGGGCAACGGTGAAATCGTTGAAAACTTCAACTTCAAACAGCACACCAACGGTAAAGCGACCGTTCTGTTCTTCTGGCCAATGGACTTCACTTTCGTTTGCCCGTCTGAGCTGATTGCCTTCGACAAACGTTATGAAGAATTCCAGAAGCGTGGCGTGGAAGTTGTTGGCGTCTCCTTCGACTCTGAATTTGTACACAACGCATGGCGTAACACCCCTGTCGACAAAGGCGGCATCGGTGCGGTGAAATACGCAATGGTTGCGGACATCAAACGCGAAATCCAGCAGGCTTACGGTATCGAACATCCGGACGCTGGCGTTGCGCTGCGTGGCTCCTTCCTGATCGACGCAAACGGCATCGTTCGTCACCAGGTTGTGAACGATCTGCCGCTGGGTCGTAACATCGACGAAATGCTGCGCATGGTTGACGCGCTGCAGTTCCACGAAGAGCACGGCGAAGTGTGCCCGGCTCAGTGGGAAAAAGGTAAAGAAGGCATGAACGCGTCTCCAGACGGCGTGGCTAAATACCTGTCTGAGAACGTATCCAGCCTGTAATCGGCACGGTTTACGAAAAAGGCCCGCTTATGCGGGCCTTTTTTTATGCCTTACGCTGCGTCTCTCGCCAGATACGCCAGGCCATGCCCGCCAGCAGAATCACCCCCGCAATCAGCACGCCCCATACCAGCAGCGTGTTCATCCTGCTCTCCCGCTCGGCCGCAGAGGTAGCGGTCAGACGCTCCTGGCCGCCTAATGCGACATCATCCAGCATGTCGGCCTGCGGCAGGTTCGCCATATCATAAGTCTTGCGCAGGTCGGACGGGATCAGCATGCCGGGCTCCACGCTGGCAGGCTTCGCGGCACCGTTGCCCCAGGCGAGTACGTACGGCGCTTTCCCCTGCGCGTTGAACACCAGGTCATAGCGGTCGCGATGTCCCGTGACGCCCGGCAGGTATTCTGGCAGACGCGCATTCAGCGTCGTGATTTTCACGGCCTGCACCAGCCCCCCGTTAAGCGAAACCGGTGGCGACGTTTTTCCCTCAAGACGGTAAAGGACCTCTTTCTTCAGAGGATGCCATGCGTCTTTTTCCGTACTCCGCCACGCGATCTCCACGGGAAGGACGCCATCGCCATTCAGTGAGAGGCTGACAGCACTCAGCGGCTGCGGGCGCGCCCAGTGCCACTGTGCTTCGCTTGTCGATAGCAGCTCCCCTTCCCCCTCAAGGTCGATAGCTTCCGGGGCCGCCTGCGCAGGTGCGCTGATTGCGTTTACGCCGGTCAAGGTTATCCCCTGGCTCGGCGCATTCAGCACCACCATGAGATAGCGATTCGCATCGGGAGATAAAACCGTATCGGTATCGATCCGATCGAGCTTAAGACGATCCTGACCGCTGATGACGTCCAGCAATGGCATATCCTCGCGCAGGGTATACCAGCGCTTAAGATCCTCGCTGTAATAAACCGACGCCGTTCCCTGCCACGGCGTCTGCGGGGTATTCCAGAGCAGCTGCAGCTGGGATATAGCGATCTCGCCCGTCGCCTGTTCCGGCAGGGTCAGCAGATAATGTTGCCCGGCTGCGGCGGCTTTTTGCCCCTCCAGCACAATCTCAACGCCGCTTCCG
This region of Enterobacter asburiae genomic DNA includes:
- the secF gene encoding protein translocase subunit SecF, translated to MAQEYTVEQLNHGRKVWDFMRWDYWAFGISGFLLILSIGIMSVKGFNWGLDFTGGTVIEISLEKPVDMDQMRESLQKAGFEEPLLQNFGSSRDIMVRMPPVHDANGSQELGSKVVSVINETTSQNAAVKRIEFVGPSVGADLAQTGAMALLVALISILVYVGFRFEWRLAAGVVIALAHDVVITMGILSLFHIEIDLTIVASLMSVIGYSLNDSIVVSDRIRENFRKIRRGTPYEIFNVSLTQTLHRTLITSGTTLMVILMLFLFGGPVLEGFSLTMLIGVTIGTASSIYVASALALKLGMKREHLLQQKVEKEGADQPSILP
- a CDS encoding helix-turn-helix transcriptional regulator codes for the protein MTRRADRLFQIVQILRGRRLTTAAHLADRLGVSERTVYRDIRDLSLSGVPVEGEAGSGYRLMSGFDLPPLMLTNKESEALIVAIRLLKTWGGESLSRELESAQEKVLAILPEESRRKAEQTRIYAPDFCMQSHSRSDFDMIHQAISAQRVLALHYRDEAGQLSKREVQPLGLFFWGERWLLAAWCERRDDYRCFRLDRCLNIVQTERRFSESADRSLADFLRKVKQ
- the secD gene encoding protein translocase subunit SecD, whose amino-acid sequence is MLNRYPLWKYIMLVVVILVGLLYALPNLYGEDPAVQITGARGVAASEQTLIQVQKTLQEEKITAKSVALEEGAILARFDTTDTQLRAREALMGVLGDKYVVALNLAPATPRWLAAMKAEPMKLGLDLRGGVHFLMEVDMDTALGKLQEQNIDSLRSDLRDKGIAYTTVRKEDNYGMSITFRDSAARDQAVDYLTQRHRDLVITSQGSNQLRAVMTDARLKEAREYAVQQNINILRNRVNQLGVAEPLVQRQGADRIVVELPGIQDTARAKEILGATATLEFRLVNSNVDQSAAAAGRIPGDSEVKQTREGQPVVLYKRVILTGDHITDSTSSQDEYNQPQVNISLDSAGGNIMSNFTKDNIGKPMATLFVEYKDSGKKDANGRAVLVKEEEVINIANIQSRLGNSFRITGINNPNEARQLSLLLRAGALIAPIQIVEERTIGPTLGMQNIQQGLEACLAGLVVSILFMIFFYKKFGLIATSALIANLVLIIGIMSLLPGATLTMPGIAGIVLTLAVAVDANVLINERIKEELSNGRSVQQAIDEGYKGAFSSIFDANVTTLIKVLILYAVGTGAIKGFAITTGIGVATSMFTAIVGTRAIVNLLYGGKRVKKLSI
- a CDS encoding peroxiredoxin — translated: MVLVTRPAPDFTAAAVLGNGEIVENFNFKQHTNGKATVLFFWPMDFTFVCPSELIAFDKRYEEFQKRGVEVVGVSFDSEFVHNAWRNTPVDKGGIGAVKYAMVADIKREIQQAYGIEHPDAGVALRGSFLIDANGIVRHQVVNDLPLGRNIDEMLRMVDALQFHEEHGEVCPAQWEKGKEGMNASPDGVAKYLSENVSSL
- the yajC gene encoding preprotein translocase subunit YajC, producing the protein MSFFISDAVAATGAPAQGSPMSLILMLVVFGLIFYFMILRPQQKRTKEHKNLMNSIAKGDEVLTNGGLVGRVTKVAENGYIAIALNDTTEVVIKRDFVAAVLPKGTMKAL
- the queA gene encoding tRNA preQ1(34) S-adenosylmethionine ribosyltransferase-isomerase QueA, which produces MRVADFSFELPESLIAHYPMPERSSCRLLSLDGPTGELTHGTFTDLLDKLNPGDLLVFNNTRVIPARLFGRKASGGKIEVLVERMLDDKRILAHIRASKAPKPGAELLLGDDESIKATMTARHDALFEVAFDDERTVLDILNAIGHMPLPPYIERPDEEADRELYQTVYSQKPGAVAAPTAGLHFDEPLLEKLRAKGVEMAFVTLHVGAGTFQPVRVDSIEDHIMHSEYAEVPQDVVDAVLAAKARGSRVVAVGTTSVRSLESAAQAAKRNLIEPFFGDTQIFIYPGYQYKVIDALVTNFHLPESTLIMLVSAFAGYQHTMAAYKSAVEQKYRFFSYGDAMFITYNPLALNERVGE
- the acpH gene encoding ACP phosphodiesterase, which gives rise to MNFLAHLHLAHLADSSLSGNLLADFVRGNPAEDYSPEVVDGIFMHRRIDVLTDKLPEVTEAKAWFRPETRRVAPITLDVMWDHFLSRHWEQLSPEMPLPAFVRYAHQQVSIILPDSPPRFVNLNNYLWSERWLERYREMDFIQNVLNGMASRRPRLDALRDSWYDLDEHYDALEARFWQFYPRMMVQAKNKQL
- the tgt gene encoding tRNA guanosine(34) transglycosylase Tgt — translated: MKFELDTTDGRARRGRLVFDRGVVETPAFMPVGTYGTVKGMTPEEVEATGAQIILGNTFHLWLRPGQEIMKLHGDLHDFMQWKGPILTDSGGFQVFSLGDIRKITEQGVHFRNPINGDPIFLDPEKSMEIQYDLGSDIVMIFDECTPYPADWDYAKRSMEMSLRWAKRSRDRFDSLQNKNALFGIIQGSVYEDLRDISVKGLVEIGFDGYAVGGLAVGEPKEDMHRILEHVCPQIPADKPRYLMGVGKPEDLVEGVRRGIDMFDCVMPTRNARNGHLFVTDGVVKIRNAKHKSDTSPLDSECDCYTCRNYSRAYLHHLDRCNEILGARLNTIHNLRYYQRLMAGLRKAIEEGKLESFVTDFYQRQGRDVPPLNVD
- a CDS encoding DUF3999 domain-containing protein; translated protein: MKWMKAVACTALLALSGPAFCDEGQTESPRDYAFGLSLDTSVPSQWYRVMLPLAVYEQSTSPDLHDVRVFNQSGEAVPFSLVSATRPQTPAQSTALRLFPLDASPLAASQGSGDSDKILLRSGSGVEIVLEGQKAAAAGQHYLLTLPEQATGEIAISQLQLLWNTPQTPWQGTASVYYSEDLKRWYTLREDMPLLDVISGQDRLKLDRIDTDTVLSPDANRYLMVVLNAPSQGITLTGVNAISAPAQAAPEAIDLEGEGELLSTSEAQWHWARPQPLSAVSLSLNGDGVLPVEIAWRSTEKDAWHPLKKEVLYRLEGKTSPPVSLNGGLVQAVKITTLNARLPEYLPGVTGHRDRYDLVFNAQGKAPYVLAWGNGAAKPASVEPGMLIPSDLRKTYDMANLPQADMLDDVALGGQERLTATSAAERESRMNTLLVWGVLIAGVILLAGMAWRIWRETQRKA
- a CDS encoding VOC family protein; this translates as MKSVINWFEIPVADMDRAIKFYEPVMQLALRREKMDCAELAVFPHEDPYTGGALAKFDGVTPSLQGTIIYLHTDNLAATLDRIASAGGECVFGPLELPHGIGTIALFTDSEGNRVGLHQPA